A section of the Paralichthys olivaceus isolate ysfri-2021 chromosome 16, ASM2471397v2, whole genome shotgun sequence genome encodes:
- the gpr160 gene encoding probable G-protein coupled receptor 160 translates to MNTSTLSILLGLGGKCLLNWVLVFLQRRHICRSFVGVFSVSLSVLDTAMTLIFVSIHIHAEGPLFLLDWQLTRYHTCLLVQILGQVHSVLQWPVVLVASLDHFCTVSLPPASFRVKWIVYSFVTVLLWNLTALYVFLLSDFNPVLEDVSHYQINQCWVFHSTQILQVVTLLSLTQACAVLHAVCHSRLSENPSLKNQITNQSRTLSRRSFVCQVLSMFLSTWAPLLIFLAVLLLLPVRIPSYLGLNVAWLCFLNSFLIALVLSVVCPTPQFAQGLAAVPADSFCEWRVKFNLAAEDRT, encoded by the coding sequence atgaacACCTCCACCCTCTCCATCCTGCTCGGACTGGGAGGGAAATGTCTGCTCAACTGGGTCCTGGTGTTTctccagaggagacacatctgcAGGAGCTTTGTGGGGGTTTTCAGCGTGTCCCTGTCCGTCTTGGACACGGCCATGACCCTCATCTTCGTCTCCATTCACATCCACGCTGAAGGACCCCTCTTCCTCTTGGACTGGCAGCTGACCAGATATCACACGTGTTTGCTGGTTCAAATCCTCGGACAAGTCCACAGCGTCCTGCAGTGGCCTGTTGTGCTCGTGGCCAGTTTGGACCATTTCTGCACCGTGTCTCTGCCACCGGCCTCCTTCAGGGTGAAATGGATCGTTTACTCATTTGTGACTGTCCTACTGTGGAACCTCACTGCTCTCTACGTCTTCCTGCTGTCTGACTTCAATCCTGTCCTGGAGGACGTGTCTCACTACCAAATAAACCAGTGCTGGGTGTTCCACAGCACTCAGATCCTGCAGGTTGTCACGCTGCTCTCCTTGACTCAGGCCTGTGCCGTGCTTCATGCTGTTTGCCACTCTAGATTATCAGAAAATCCTTCTCTGAAGAATCAAATTACAAACCAGAGCAGAACTCTCTCCAGGAGAAGCTTTGTTTGCCAGGTCCTGAGTATGTTTCTGAGCACTTGGGCCCCTCTGCTGATTTTTCTGGCCGTGCTCCTCCTGCTTCCCGTGAGAATACCGTCATACCTGGGTCTGAACGTTGCCTGGCTCTGCTTCCTCAACAGCTTTCTGATCGCACTTGTTCTAAGTGTAGTCTGTCCAACCCCACAGTTCGCACAGGGCTTGGCAGCAGTTCCAGCGGACAGCTTCTGTGAGTGGAGGGTTAAATTTAACTTGGCTGCAGAGGACAGAACATGA
- the nadkb gene encoding NAD kinase b codes for MEDSKGGSSLGPLAAPERGMARLSGPSGQLSESARPSKHREHPSKSPRRRREGKRTQRRGDGHEQLLLEIERRRLPGQLEHLEPSGSASDAAESSPKRRAHFLHGPYPATHFGPKACILPNPTSVMHIQDPASQRLTWNKPPVNVLVIRKIRDESLVEPFKELCRFLVEEKQMMVYVERRVADDATLSKDEAFGSIRNQLCTFREGYDDISDCIDLIICLGGDGTLLYASSLFQGSVPPVMAFHLGSLGFLTPFKFDSYKTEVAKVFEGNAAITLRSRLKVKVVKDMLQRTDQEPYNREPPEQQQEHNGLLPHGHTNSEAGKVTLQLQVLNEVVVDRGPSSYLSNVDLYLNGRLITSVQGDGVIVSTPTGSTAYAAAAGASMIHPNVPAIMVTPICPHSLSFRPIVVPAGVELMITLSPDARNTAWVSFDGRKRQEIQHGDCIKITTSCYPVPSICCHDLVYDWFESLAQCLHWNVRKRQARLADISDSSDTEN; via the exons ATGGAGGATTCAAAGGGCGGTTCATCCTTGGGGCCCCTGGCAGCGCCGGAGAGAGGTATGGCACGACTCTCAGGCCCCTCTGGTCAGCTGTCCGAGTCAGCCAGGCCCTCCAAGCACAGGGAGCACCCGTCTAAGTCACCAAGGAGACGACGGGAAGGGAAGAGGACGCAGCGGCGGGGGGATGGTCATGAACAGCTGCTCTTGGAGATCGAGCGACGGAGGTTACCAGGCCAACTCGAGCACTTGGAGCCCTCCGGGTCGGCAAGCGACGCAGCGGAAAGTTCACCTAAGAG GAGAGCCCACTTTCTACATGGACCGTATCCAGCCACTCACTTCGGACCCAAAGCCTGTATTCTTCCCAACCCAACTTCAGTCAT GCACATCCAGGACCCGGCCAGCCAGCGGCTCACCTGGAATAAACCTCCAGTCAACGTACTTGTCATCAGGAAAATCAGAGATGAGAGCTTGGTTGAGCCTTTCAAAGAGCTCTGCAGATTTCTAGTGGAG GAGAAGCAGATGATGGTATACGTGGAGCGCAGGGTTGCAGATGATGCTACGCTGTCAAAGGACGAGGCCTTCGGCTCCATACGCAATCAGCTCTGCACCTTCAGGGAGG GTTATGATGATATCTCTGACTGCATCGACCTGATCATCTGTTTGGGCGGAGATGGGACTCTGCTTTAcgcctcctctctttttcag GGCAGCGTTCCTCCAGTTATGGCGTTCCACCTCGGTTCTCTGGGTTTTCTGACACCCTTCAAGTTTGACTCATACAAAACTGAAGTGGCCAAAGTATTTGAAG gaAATGCAGCCATCACTCTGCGCAGTCGTCTGAAGGTCAAGGTGGTGAAGGACATGCTTCAGAGAACAGACCAGGAGCCGTACAACCGAGAGCCAcccgagcagcagcaggagcacaaCGGACTCCTTCCTCACGGGCACACTAACAGCGAGGCCGGCAAGGTCACCCTGCAGCTACAG GTGTTGAATGAGGTGGTGGTGGATCGAGGCCCGTCTTCTTACCTGTCCAATGTCGACTTGTACCTCAACGGTCGACTCATCACCTCGGTGCAGGGAGATG GCGTCATTGTGTCCACACCGACAGGCAGCACAGCgtatgcagctgcagcaggcgCCTCAATGATCCACCCTAACGTGCCCGCCATCATGGTCACGCCCATCTGCCCACACTCGCTCTCCTTCAGGCCCATCGTGGTTCCTGCGGGGGTGGAGCTCATG ATCACCTTGTCTCCAGATGCCAGAAACACGGCCTGGGTGTCGTTTGACGGCAGGAAGAGACAGGAGATCCAACATGGAGATTG CATCAAGATCACTACGTCTTGCTACCCAGTGCCTTCCATCTGTTGTCATGACCTGGTGTACGACTGGTTCGAAAGCTTGGCTCAGTGTTTGCACTGGAACGTACGCAAGAGGCAGGCGCGACTGGCGGACATCTCAGACTCATCGGacactgaaaactga